From the genome of Palaemon carinicauda isolate YSFRI2023 chromosome 6, ASM3689809v2, whole genome shotgun sequence, one region includes:
- the LOC137643127 gene encoding uncharacterized protein: MIYKRSRTKVITAVGETETFEVNVGLYQGSALSAFLFVFVLDVLSERIRKEELWELLYVDDLVITAEKEEELQRRVVEGQETLERGGFRVSVDKIEAVVSSKEGRDRIALRESKGAVIKQVEHFGHLRSTMNLEGGCEVEVENRQKQKGDSGWR; this comes from the coding sequence atgatatacaaacgatcaaggacaaaagtaataacagctgtcggagaaacagaaaccttcgaAGTTAATGTTGGATtataccaggggtcagcattaagcgcgtttttatttgtgtttgtcttggatgtgttaagtgaaaggATCAGAAAGGAAGAGTTGTGGGAGCTGCTATAtgtagatgatttggtgattactgctgaaaaggaggaagaattacagagaagggtggtagaggggcaagagactttggaaaggggtgggtTTAGAGTAAGTGTGGATAAGATTGAAGCTGTTGTGAGTAGTAAGGAAGGCAGGGACAGGATAGCATTACGAGAAAGtaaaggagcagttataaaacaggtagaacactTTGGACACTTGCGATCTACTATGAAtctggagggaggatgtgaggtcGAAGTTGAGAACAGACAAAAGCAGAAGGGGGACAGTGGATGGAGATAG